From the Cryptomeria japonica chromosome 2, Sugi_1.0, whole genome shotgun sequence genome, one window contains:
- the LOC131054310 gene encoding pentatricopeptide repeat-containing protein At1g05670, mitochondrial isoform X1 produces the protein MIDGFCKAGKIDKACNLFVKMMEFGPLPNEVTFNAVIDGLCKDGSTDKAWECFHDMSRKGLQSNREKDAFTLISEMQNTGHLPNVITYNTLIRAFCRAGEMNMVGKMLEEMTRRDLKPNEVTYTTVINGLCKAGDLSRAHSHLNKMLDEGLTADVVTYSCLIDAHFKVGEMDKAFKYFLNMKVAGIAPNVITYNILIGSLCKENKIDMASSMLNEMRTNNLVPNVVTYNKFLYTFRQRRDLENTFLVMDQMKKEGCAPSDSTVRILDWLVKVGQWKKLRDFVNDDSFIISRAA, from the exons ATGATAGATGGCTTTTGCAAGGCTGGAAAAATAGACAAAGCCTGCAATCTGTTTGTAAAAATGATGGAGTTTGGTCCTTTGCCTAATGAAGTGACATTTAATGCAGTTATTGATGGACTGTGCAAAGATGGCAGCACGGACAAGGCTTGGGAATGTTTTCATGACATGTCCAGAAAGGGTTTGCAG AGTAACAGGGAAAAAGATGCATTTACACTTATTTCTGAGATGCAAAACACGGGACATCTTCCTAATGTAATCACATATAATACACTAATACGTGCATTTTGTAGAGCAGGAGAAATGAACATGGTAGGAAAGATGTTAGAGGAGATGACAAGGAGGGATTTGAAACCTAACGAAGTGACATATACCacagtcattaatggtctgtgcaAGGCAGGAGATCTTTCTAGAGCACATTCACACTTGAACAAGATGCTAGATGAAGGTTTGACTGCTGATGTAGTCACTTATAGCTGTCTGATTGACGCCCACTTCAAAGTTGGTGAGATGGATAAGGCCTTTAAGTATTTCCTAAACATGAAAGTGGCTGGTATTGCCCCAAATGTTATAACCTATAATATATTGATTGGCTCTTTGTGCAAGGAAAACAAAATTGACATGGCTTCCTCAATGCTGAATGAGATGAGAACAAATAATTTAGTTCCAAATGTTGTCACATATAATAAATTTCTTTACACCTTCCGCCAAAGACGTGACCTTGAAAATACCTTTCTggtgatggatcaaatgaagaaagaaggttgTGCTCCAAGTGATTCAACTGTCCGGATACTTGACTGGCTGGTTAAAGTTGGTCAATGGAAAAAATTAAGAGACTTTGTAAATGATGATTCTTTTATTATTTCTAGGGCTGCATAG
- the LOC131054310 gene encoding pentatricopeptide repeat-containing protein At3g54980, mitochondrial isoform X3 — MNMNMNMKMEMEIMHNLKWICPVFKQLLMDCAKMAARTRLGNVFMTCPERVCRAGEMNMVGKMLEEMTRRDLKPNEVTYTTVINGLCKAGDLSRAHSHLNKMLDEGLTADVVTYSCLIDAHFKVGEMDKAFKYFLNMKVAGIAPNVITYNILIGSLCKENKIDMASSMLNEMRTNNLVPNVVTYNKFLYTFRQRRDLENTFLVMDQMKKEGCAPSDSTVRILDWLVKVGQWKKLRDFVNDDSFIISRAA, encoded by the exons atgaatatgaatatgaatatgaagatggagatggagattaTGCACAACTTGAAATGGATATGCCCCGTCTTTAAACAG TTATTGATGGACTGTGCAAAGATGGCAGCACGGACAAGGCTTGGGAATGTTTTCATGACATGTCCAGAAAGGGTTTGCAG AGCAGGAGAAATGAACATGGTAGGAAAGATGTTAGAGGAGATGACAAGGAGGGATTTGAAACCTAACGAAGTGACATATACCacagtcattaatggtctgtgcaAGGCAGGAGATCTTTCTAGAGCACATTCACACTTGAACAAGATGCTAGATGAAGGTTTGACTGCTGATGTAGTCACTTATAGCTGTCTGATTGACGCCCACTTCAAAGTTGGTGAGATGGATAAGGCCTTTAAGTATTTCCTAAACATGAAAGTGGCTGGTATTGCCCCAAATGTTATAACCTATAATATATTGATTGGCTCTTTGTGCAAGGAAAACAAAATTGACATGGCTTCCTCAATGCTGAATGAGATGAGAACAAATAATTTAGTTCCAAATGTTGTCACATATAATAAATTTCTTTACACCTTCCGCCAAAGACGTGACCTTGAAAATACCTTTCTggtgatggatcaaatgaagaaagaaggttgTGCTCCAAGTGATTCAACTGTCCGGATACTTGACTGGCTGGTTAAAGTTGGTCAATGGAAAAAATTAAGAGACTTTGTAAATGATGATTCTTTTATTATTTCTAGGGCTGCATAG
- the LOC131054310 gene encoding pentatricopeptide repeat-containing protein At3g22470, mitochondrial isoform X2, producing MSRKGLQVDVITYNSLICSLCKLHEVEKAQKLFRNMLRQGFSPDVITYNILIDGLCQSNREKDAFTLISEMQNTGHLPNVITYNTLIRAFCRAGEMNMVGKMLEEMTRRDLKPNEVTYTTVINGLCKAGDLSRAHSHLNKMLDEGLTADVVTYSCLIDAHFKVGEMDKAFKYFLNMKVAGIAPNVITYNILIGSLCKENKIDMASSMLNEMRTNNLVPNVVTYNKFLYTFRQRRDLENTFLVMDQMKKEGCAPSDSTVRILDWLVKVGQWKKLRDFVNDDSFIISRAA from the coding sequence ATGTCCAGAAAGGGTTTGCAGGTGGATGTGATTACTTATAATTCTTTGATATGCAGCCTATGTAAATTGCATGAGGTAGAAAAGGCTCAAAAATTGTTTAGAAATATGCTAAGGCAAGGATTCTCACCAGATGTTATTACTTACAACATTCTAATTGATGGTTTATGTCAGAGTAACAGGGAAAAAGATGCATTTACACTTATTTCTGAGATGCAAAACACGGGACATCTTCCTAATGTAATCACATATAATACACTAATACGTGCATTTTGTAGAGCAGGAGAAATGAACATGGTAGGAAAGATGTTAGAGGAGATGACAAGGAGGGATTTGAAACCTAACGAAGTGACATATACCacagtcattaatggtctgtgcaAGGCAGGAGATCTTTCTAGAGCACATTCACACTTGAACAAGATGCTAGATGAAGGTTTGACTGCTGATGTAGTCACTTATAGCTGTCTGATTGACGCCCACTTCAAAGTTGGTGAGATGGATAAGGCCTTTAAGTATTTCCTAAACATGAAAGTGGCTGGTATTGCCCCAAATGTTATAACCTATAATATATTGATTGGCTCTTTGTGCAAGGAAAACAAAATTGACATGGCTTCCTCAATGCTGAATGAGATGAGAACAAATAATTTAGTTCCAAATGTTGTCACATATAATAAATTTCTTTACACCTTCCGCCAAAGACGTGACCTTGAAAATACCTTTCTggtgatggatcaaatgaagaaagaaggttgTGCTCCAAGTGATTCAACTGTCCGGATACTTGACTGGCTGGTTAAAGTTGGTCAATGGAAAAAATTAAGAGACTTTGTAAATGATGATTCTTTTATTATTTCTAGGGCTGCATAG